TGTAATGGAAACTGTAATACAATTACAAATGACAAATCACATCCTGTAGATTTCAAGCTCAGCAGTATTACGCACTCTGCACCGGCATGTCCACAGATACACATCTTTCAGCTTTGGCAGACGGGTGTGGGTCGTACTGGGATTGCTTTAAGATAAAATGATTGGATTAATGGAAGGTGCAGCTGGATTCAGGTTCACTCATGAGAGCCATCCAATTGGCAGCAGTGTTCAAGCATGCTGTTACAAATAAAGAACCTTGAGTAATAAAAAGTTATCCTcggtttcattaaaaaaaaaaaaaaggaagcggTCTCTAGTTAACTGGAAGAACACAGACCTTTACATCACGGAAACAGTGCACACACTGTGGGTGCGCCGTACTCACTGTTAGACTACATCCCTTCTTTTTCCGACAACAACACTGCCTCCTCTTCGGCAGGTTGACTTCAGATGTGCCATTATTGAGGTCAGCCGACACTGAGCGTTCCCTACAGTTACTGTCATGCAAATTCTACTAAACACTTGTAAAAAGAGATTTTTCATACGATATGAGGATGTAGTCAGGTCTGCTTATTGGTTGGGCTTGATAGTTCATTGTAGGAGATTTAAAGGATGATGTGCACATGTTAATGCTGTTGTGGTTATTGCAGACACATTGTGAAATGCAGGAAGAATCATTCAGTGCTTCCTCTTTGAGTGTGGCTTCTATGCTGTCTGTTGTCTTCGtctgctgctgtaaaaaaaaaaaaaaaatcatgactgACAGCTTACTGGTGGCTGAAAATGGTGATGCATAATTAGGGGAAACATTGCAATTATCATGCACAGAAAGCAAGAAGCATCCAATCATTTCAAATTCATCATCTCGGTTCTTGAATAAGTTTGagttgtacatttttctttcttctgctcCTATTGTAATGGATTAACATTCTAGCAGTTGGCTCCTATGGAATGAAAGCCCCTTGATGTGTGGTTGGAAAATCCCCTTCATTAAGTCACCAAGGCAGATAATCAGTTTGGGCCAGATCAGGTGGAAGAGTGTGCTCACACCAGAGCAGGCATTAACATGCCTATGCCCCAAGTTTATCGTTCTCCAGGGTATGTAGATGACAAACTCCCTTTTTGATTCATACTTGTTTCTATCATGGGGGTATTAAGCTGCTTTTTGTTCAGTCTTACTTATGTACCTATCAATCTGCTGTGTGAAAACACTTCTGACTTTCACAGTTCGTCCAAAGATTAAAAAGCTTAACTctttgcccccctccccccttttttttttgtccacagtGAATGAGTATGTGTTCATGGTCCAAGCCAGAGGGATCCAGATCAGAGAGAACGTGAAGAACATTGGGGCTCAGGTTCTGGAGCAGGTGGTGAGAGGGGCTTACAACATCAATGACACaggtaaaaaacacaaacacaaaggtgTTTTCCGAACAAACAGTGTGCACAGGAATGCAGTGTTGGCCAGGGTTAAATAAAGAAAGTGGAAAGAAAGAGCTGATGTAGTTCAAAGTGTTCCAGTCTGACTGAGATATGCATTCAATGCTAAGCTTAGGCAGCAGGGAAGGGGGGTGAGAAGATTAAAAGCATCGAAACAATAGATCACAAAGCTAGGCTCATGCTgatacttttttgtgtgtttgacttcAGATTATTCGTACGAGTTGAACGTGAGCGAGAGCGATGCTCCTCCCACCACATACCTCCCTGTGGACTTCACCTACCTCCCTTCTCAGGTTTGCCCTGAGAGGATGCCCTCCATGAGTGAGTTCACTGATTTTGTATTCAAGTCTGTTTGTGATTCAAGCCTAGTCGGTgattttgtgattaaaaaaaatcttcttctgTAAATTTGGttcctctttccctttttttctgactaaATCGGTCTTTCCGCTCACTCACTGtcttttccacacacacacagagggcagATTGGAGGTGAATATGAGCGAGGTGTCTTTGGAGGAGGTAGAGAGATCCTTGCTGGAGGGAGAGCCCAGCATGGCCTCAGGAGGCTACTGGAAGCCAAAAGACTGTTTACCTCGCTGGAAGGTAGGTGTGGATGTGACAGTGTGGGGATGACTGTTCACTGAGAAGCACTGTCGAAAAAAAAGATGAGCGAGTGGAGAAACAAACTGATCCTTCCATTTAGAGGTCTCTGGATGTTTTTGTATGAAAATGATTTTAGAGGAGAAATAGCTTAAAGCAAAGTATTTAACTCTTTATGTTacatgaaaagatgaaaacattaAGAGATATGTGACTAGCAACACATttagttgtaaaagaaaaaaacaatcttgaGAATAAGGGACCAAGCTTAAATGAGATTATATTAGAATATGTAAACTGCTGTATAAACCAAGCAGGAACATACAGAgtagaaaaatgaagccattgcagaaatgcaaaaacctgcagttctttgagtgcCCACTACAAAATGGCTCTAAAAGCCCCAGAAATCCCTTTAACACCCATATGAAACattatttacagcagaaatacacGTTTACATCCTGGTTCAAGAAACGATTTGGGCCCTGATATCTTACATTTCTTTTAGCAACACACTGTACTAGGAGCGACTTTTTTAATAAACTCTTCCATCTTGATTTTATGAAGActaagagttatgcataataaggggcgtggctgCTCTGACTGACCAACCGTTTGGCAGAAAGCTAAAATTTCGCCTCAACTCCTCCTCTTTGCCTGTCgctaggttgactgaaagttagtttgagaaagtatttccaatatggcgtcCGCCACCGTTGGGCTTCAGAACTGCGCTCCACAAACtcatgggtgacgtcactgagactatgtccatgttttatacagtctatggtataaACAGCAACATTTATGACCCATAAAACACCCATGACCAACTTTATTTTACGAGCAGAAACTTACTTTCAAATGTCCTTTTAAAACATCCTCTTCCCTCATTCGACACTTTGGgtaaatataattaaaataaatggaaCACAGTGGAAATGTCAATATACTTAAAATCAGATTTTGTAGGGGAGCACCAAAGGCTGGCGGTTAtgttgcgcgccccatgtacagaggctatagtcttcattgcagcggctgtgggttcaactgcagccctttgctgcatgtcatccccttctctcctctcacaacacttcctgtctcttttcgGCTGTCATATCAATTCAAGGCTAAAAGGCCTATAAacgtaactttaaaaaaaaatagattttggaGTTAAGTTTCTAGTTTAGAGTTTTTTATGTTtaacatttgattattttttatttgacaggTCCCTGCAACACAAGAACCCCAAAAGCTAAATTATTGTATCGTGCATAATAATAGgatttgttgaagcagaaaatacTGACAGTGATTTCAGATGATTATTTGTTAAATTAAGCTCCACAGCTGATGTCTCCACTTTCAAAAGGCCAAGTTACAAATTGTTTTCAGagctttcaaagtaaaacaagcAGGGCATAAAATCATCAGGGTTTCAAAGAAAGTCGATTTTAATACCGTTTAAGAATATTTATATCTCAAatcaaatacaaatgaaataatgataaaatgaaaacagtcatATGGTTAACTGTTTTGAGGTGAGACTTCCCAATATGCCACAAATGTCTGCATCAGGTTAAAACAGTTTGCAGCATTGCCGGTCATACATCACACACTGTTCTTACAATGTTCTTGCTTTCCCACCACTTCCTGCTTATGTAGTCTCTCACTATGCAAATCAGGATGATGtgcttgctgctgctgtgtcCTACATTTAAAAGCACACAATGCaaacattcagtcatttatCACTATATGCTCATATCTgtgcattttattattttctgtttttggttaACTGAGCAATCTTCCCTGccatctgtctgcctgtctgtctttctcccaCATGCGTGCCCTGAGGGACTGTGCATGCCCTGACAATCAGTTTTATTTCTCTCATTTACCAGCAATCAATCTCCTATCTTCTTTGatagtctctctctcactctcattGTTTCCTGTTCCTCTTGCTGTTCCTTCCTGTGACAGTTTGCTTTTTACCcagctttaaaagaaactgaagaaaaacaggGACTGTCATGGCAACCAGCAGTCTATGGGGGAAAATAAACACCACTCACAGACGTTCAGAGCCTCTATGATTGATGCATGCCACATCTCATTGTGAAAATTAGATTTCTAGGACCTGACACTTGATTGTCATGGATCTTTATGGTAATAATGGTGAGAATTGTTTCGCTGCCTTCACCCAGACTTTCCCATTTACTTGCTGCTGAGAATTCACACCTCCCAgaaacattcattttgtacAAATAGTACAGTTTACTTTTCTGCACATATAAAGCTTTTCTCTTTGCCCTTCTGTGTCCCCCAAGCTGTTCCTTATATATACTGttctctatttttattttgtgtcccTTAGGTGGCAATCCTAGTCCCCTTCAGGAACCGACATGAACATTTACCCATTCTGCTGAGACATCTGGTACCAGTGCTGCAGAAGCAGAGACTCCAGTTTGCCTTTTATGTCATAGAGCAGGTATGAACACAAATATTCACTGTCAGCGTGTGTTTCTTTTGGTTGAAACAAATAACCTACAGACATAGGAGCTTTCTCAATAGAAAGTATCTGTTTATATCTCTTAGGGCGGTACGGAGCCATTTAATAGAGCCATGTTGTTTAACGTGGGCTACAAGGAGGCCATGAAGGACCTGGACTGGGACTGCCTGGTCTTCCACGACGTGGACCATCTTATGGAGAACGACAGAAACTACTACGGCTGCACAGACATGCCTCGACACTTTGCAGTCAAACTCGACAAGTACTCCTACATGTGAGTCCTGATTCCATCTCCATGGGTTGTCATGCAGTAAATGTAATCCTTAGTGCACATGaatttaataaatgtaattGTCTCCCCCTTGAAGGCTTCCATATAACGAGTTCTTTGGCGGAGTCAGTGGCCTCATGGTGAAGCAGTTCAAAAAGATTAATGGATTTCCTAATGCTTTCTGGGGCTGGGGAGGAGAGGACGATGACCTCTGGAACAGGTGAggtgaacacacaaacacaaagacacaaaccaagcacacatgcacacacagcacgAGGCAGTCGGTATTGTTGACATGAGGTGTGCTCAAGAGTTGGGCTAGGCCAGCTTTGAGCACAGCAGGCTTTTGTAATAGTTCTCATGTTTTTGgggttgttttattgtttaattctTTTGCCCTTGTCACACAGTGCTGTTGTTCCTCCTGCTGCCTACATAGCTCTCAGGCAGCTGTATACACTCAGGCTTCTCAATAAACACAGACATTTCTGACTGATTggtggtgtgtttttgtttctgtttgtaatgATCTCTTTTGTGTGCACACTGTGAAACCTTCCCCTCTTGCACTTCTGTATCTTGCggcaaaaatgacaaaagacaacacaatacttgCTCTGCCTTGTCTTTGTACTTTATAGATTcatttgtgttaaatgtttgtgcaGGGTGCAGTTCGCCAACTACACAGTAAGCAGACCGCGCGGAGAGCAGGGACGCTATATGTCAATCCCACATCACCACCGCGGGGAAGTCCAGTTCCTCGGAAGGTTAGTGTATCTatgcattaaaacacacacacacacacacacacacacacacacacacacacacacacacacacacacacacacacacacacacacacacacacacacacacacacacacacacacactctatttTCAGAAGTTGGTGGCTGATAATTGGAATGAGGCTAAAGCTCATGTGGTGTAAGCCAGTCACATGAAAAGCCACAAGAGTGACTTTGAGAGAATTTCAACTCTTTTAAAGACTTTGCATGTGATAGGCTTGTATGCTTCAAGGCTGAATTCCAATCATTCCCCCTCCTGGTTACTGAGAAAAGCCCAAAGAATAAATTATTCTTTGATTTCTTGACAGTAGGGGATACTAGACAGAAAGAAGTATGGAAAAGAAATATGCAACTGCGACTTTTTTTCAGACACTCTTCAATGTCAGCCAACTTTCTCGTGTAGTATCATCATGTAGGAAGTTGAAACCTGTTCCACTACAtgtctctttgtttattaaGTCTCAGGTGCCATTGTGCCATGTAACTTGTCTGACCTGAATATTAAACTTACTTCATTATTTCTTActgctaacttttttttttttttttccttgcagGTATAGTCTACTACGCCACTcaaaggagagacagaaagtggATGGTCTTAACAACCTAAACTACTCCCCCCTAGTGTCCAGGAGGCCTCTTTACACCAACATCACAGTCAGCTTGAGCAGAAAGCTTGCACCCGTAGCTGACTACTGATGTAGGCACAGCTGGACTGCAAAAAACACCTGGGAATCAAAGTCCTCTGGGACATCAGCCATATCTCACCAGTTGCAGCACTGCTTAGGACTTTTAAGTTGATTGATAATTTGCttcctttcttttgtttgtatgcaaaaaaaaaaaaaaagaaaaaaaggagactcCAAAAAGTTTGTCGGATAAATCGTAAAACAAATTAAGGATAAATGCTGCACTCGCTTGTGCCACAGTCCATCACTCCTCTCATCTGGGCTTCTCTGGTCTGCAGTCTCCACCTGCCTTTTGCACCATTTTGGCCTTCagcatccattcattcattcattcatgttcTTATCCAGTCAACGATTGGCGCAGCCCAACACTAGTGTGCTTGTTTGTTAAAATAAGCCATGATATACATGCACATtagcacgcacgcacacataaGGCTGGACTTGCATGTGCTGATATGGTCCCCGAggctttgatttttgttttttctttgctcttGCACTTCTTTTAGCAAAATGCAGTAAGCCTGTGAAAACATTTCGCACGTGCACATGACCACACACAGCAACTTTAATAGAATGGACTCTTGCAGCTGGTTCTGCAGTAGGTATGCCAAATCTACAGgtgaagagagcgagagaaaagTCTATGAAAAAGGAGTGCGTGTTTTCAgttgtgtgtactgtatgtgaaaTCCTTTAGAGAATATTAACACCTTAATCATCTCTCATCAACTCTGTTTTAGTCCTGTGAACATACCATTTAGAGACTGTGATGTTCGTGTTTGCATAGTCGCATTTGACGTTCTGACTGCCTGCGAGTGGCTGTGTGTTGGAGAGCAATGCTCATCCTGTAAGCAATAAGCTGTAATATCCGACAGCAGAACTTAGACCTGACTTCCTCACTCCACAGATGCAATAGCGCGGGTGCTAGCATGCCCTTATCGGACTACTGAGAAGGAGTGACTGCGTATGCAAACTTCACACTCAACACACCTTTGCCTAAGCAAACATGCCACCCGTTTtggaacctgtgtgtgtgtgtgtgtttctgtgtgagcaTCTGTGTATACAAGTGAGGGAGAGCTATGCAAATGGCCTGTATGTATCCTGTTGTCAGCGCTAAGGTCTCCAGGGTGTCCTCCTGGAGACATTTACCCCTGAAACTGTGACAGACTGACTTGAGACCTCACTCTGTGTGCGGTGTGCGAGTAGAGCCAGGGAAAGAAAAgcattgctgtttttatttttagatccCACAATATTTACTCACCTTCATTTTTATGGGAGAGGAAGCGGAGGAAGAGAATACTTGATTGCCGTCACTGTCACTGGTGTTTACAGAAGCTTTTGCTTTGTTATTTTTCAGATTGTGTAGTGTTTGCAACATAGCTAGCCAGCCGCCCTCCACTGTGGGCGCTGGGAAAACTGTTTATCTCAAACAACCAATCTGTGgctgcctttatttttttaatgactctTCTTCTATATCTAGACTTCGATAGGGAAATCGCTGATCTGAATGCATATCTAACCAACACATCATACACCACTGATTAGCTTTGTTAGCTTATGGCCTGAACGTTCCCTTGTGTCAATCAGACTTTGGGGTGGTAAGGCCTAAGTAGATGTTTTGTTGGATGGCATGCAGCAAAACACCGTGCATTGACACAGACTGACAATACATGTGAAATTAGTCGAAAATTCCCTCTCCTGATTGTTGTGCTTGACAGTGTTgaatttgagtaaaaaaaaatatcccaaTACTGTAAACATAGttccttttagaaaaaaaacaaatgtagagACACATTCTCCTCACTGTCTGTCCTTTGGTCATGCAGCTACTTTATTTCACACAGATCGCCTTGTATGCATTTCTTAACATGTATGTTTGGGGAGGATAACATGAGTGGTTGTGTGTTCCCACTATGAAATAAGAAGTACAGAGGCTGGACctcgttttatttatttgatcttttatggattattttctgcaattgttaagtttttatttttcttgcggTTGATGTGATGATTACGTAGGAGACATACGACAGACTGTGTTGGACGCACTGAAACTTGTTAgttatgtgtatttatgtgggATTGTGGGGTTCAGGTCTGTGTAAACGGGGGTGCGGTTCCGTTTCATTTAGACACAGACGATCTGGTTTGGATGAAGTGGAacaggcccccccccccccccccggtaaCCTGGTGCGTGTTAACCTGCTGAACAGAGACACGTCAGAGGAGGCCATTTTGTGTGACAACCACAGGAAGAGCAAGACGCCTAATCAGAAAATGCTAGCAGTCCCTGTCTTTCACTGAGCACCTCCTTTTATACGAATTGATAATCAATGGTGCTGACCTTCCAGGGCTCCCGTAAAAgggattctctctctctctcacactctcactctctctccttatGTGCTCACAGGATTCGACACGTACACCATGAAGGCTAGTATTAGCAGGCAAAAAATTCCTCAAACTTAATGGCTCTTTCATGTCATTTCAACCTGCATATCAGCAATTTGTTTTTACTTCCATGGAAGGTTATGCCGGCTCCTTTCCATCCTGCATGGTGAAGctgatttgtgtatttattttcctgGTTCAACGTCACCAACAGGAGCACGTGTTTACCTTCTTAGCCAGGCCACTCAGGAGGTGCCCAGTGGAAGTCATGGACAGTAGCAGCGCATAGTGttaagttttcttttccatgtgtgtttgagtgaaatGGCTTTAGAGGTCTGACTGTCCTCcatgaagtttgtttttttggtttttgtccagtttttttttttacagcactgACAAGATTTATAGCAACCTGGTTGTGATCAACTCACAGGTCCGTTTCTAGGACTTGACACATACATGATACTTGTACtttagtatttgtttttgttacattgCTTTAAATTAAAAGCTAGATGGACATAAAGGAAAGGTCAAATCAGGATTTCAGTAACCTCTCAACGCAACAAGAATGACGTAGATATCCTTAGAGTCCTGTTTCAGAGTCTATTCTCCGCAATATAGAAGAAGTAGCTCCATCAGCCAACACCGTTATAAAGAAAATTAGTTTTCGGTGGTCACAGGACAGCTTTGTCCACTAAATGATGAAAAATGGGGGAGAATCAGTCAGCGCTCTCTTGCTTTTTTATTGGAACAAAAAATAGATTGTTTTCTGTTACGCGCATGCTGACAATCTTGTTCCTGTTACATTTACTGTACATGGTCTCAACCCAGACCAAGACCACA
This region of Labrus bergylta chromosome 12, fLabBer1.1, whole genome shotgun sequence genomic DNA includes:
- the b4galt5 gene encoding beta-1,4-galactosyltransferase 5, with the translated sequence MPTHLRFRRRSFLGLLFLFSLSTSALYFIYSAPGIVNEYVFMVQARGIQIRENVKNIGAQVLEQVVRGAYNINDTDYSYELNVSESDAPPTTYLPVDFTYLPSQVCPERMPSMKGRLEVNMSEVSLEEVERSLLEGEPSMASGGYWKPKDCLPRWKVAILVPFRNRHEHLPILLRHLVPVLQKQRLQFAFYVIEQGGTEPFNRAMLFNVGYKEAMKDLDWDCLVFHDVDHLMENDRNYYGCTDMPRHFAVKLDKYSYMLPYNEFFGGVSGLMVKQFKKINGFPNAFWGWGGEDDDLWNRVQFANYTVSRPRGEQGRYMSIPHHHRGEVQFLGRYSLLRHSKERQKVDGLNNLNYSPLVSRRPLYTNITVSLSRKLAPVADY